In Phreatobacter oligotrophus, the following are encoded in one genomic region:
- a CDS encoding head-tail connector protein: MSLIQTAPPAGEPLGLADLKAFLRLDGVEEDALVLSTAAAARAHLEAMTGRLFLRQGWRILRDAFPPTGRLTLPIGPILSLDAVTVAGEGGPVALAVDRFLLDGTAAPPRLAWRAGSMPQPAIPLAGIALDVTAGFGTAEDVPPSLLQALRLLTAHWFENRALIAVGHEVAVIPRMVEDLVAPFIMRRIA, from the coding sequence ATGAGCCTGATCCAGACCGCACCGCCGGCCGGCGAGCCGCTTGGCCTCGCCGACCTCAAGGCCTTCCTGCGTCTCGACGGGGTGGAGGAGGACGCGCTCGTCCTCTCGACCGCCGCGGCGGCGCGCGCCCATCTCGAGGCCATGACCGGCCGGCTGTTCCTCCGCCAGGGCTGGCGCATCCTGCGCGACGCCTTCCCGCCGACCGGCCGGCTGACGCTCCCCATCGGGCCGATCCTCTCGCTGGATGCGGTGACGGTCGCGGGGGAGGGCGGCCCGGTCGCCTTGGCCGTGGACCGCTTCCTGCTCGACGGCACCGCCGCCCCGCCGCGCCTCGCCTGGCGGGCGGGGAGCATGCCGCAGCCTGCCATCCCGCTCGCCGGCATCGCCCTCGACGTCACCGCCGGCTTCGGCACGGCCGAGGACGTGCCGCCCTCGCTGCTGCAGGCGCTGCGCCTGCTCACCGCCCACTGGTTCGAGAACCGCGCGCTCATCGCCGTCGGCCATGAGGTCGCGGTCATCCCGCGCATGGTCGAGGACCTGGTGGCGCCCTTCATCATGAGGAGGATCGCATGA
- a CDS encoding phage tail tape measure protein produces MTAVDTLSVEITADTSAFRRELGEADKLARGFGASMSRAFANAVVKGQDLGTVVQSLGQQLSAMALRAAIRPITDGLFSGFQDLMLGFRGLGDGITAEAGLLSGLTPMARGGVVAAPTYFPLAGGRTGLMGERGAEAVMPLARTADGRLGVAAGGGGAAGRPSVVVNVTATDAGSFRRSEAEVTAMLARAVARGRRQL; encoded by the coding sequence ATGACCGCCGTCGACACCCTCTCCGTCGAGATCACCGCCGACACCTCCGCGTTCCGCCGCGAGCTCGGCGAGGCCGACAAGCTCGCCCGCGGCTTCGGCGCCTCCATGTCGCGCGCCTTCGCCAATGCGGTGGTGAAGGGCCAGGATCTCGGCACGGTCGTCCAGTCGCTCGGCCAGCAGCTCTCGGCCATGGCCCTGCGCGCGGCAATCCGCCCCATCACCGATGGGCTCTTCTCCGGCTTCCAGGACCTGATGCTGGGGTTCCGCGGACTTGGGGACGGCATCACGGCCGAGGCCGGGCTGCTCTCGGGCCTGACACCCATGGCGCGCGGCGGCGTCGTCGCGGCGCCGACCTATTTCCCGCTGGCCGGCGGACGCACCGGCCTCATGGGCGAGCGCGGCGCCGAGGCAGTGATGCCGCTCGCCCGCACTGCTGATGGCCGCCTCGGCGTTGCCGCCGGCGGGGGCGGGGCGGCGGGCCGCCCCTCCGTCGTCGTCAATGTCACCGCCACCGATGCCGGCTCGTTCCGCCGGTCGGAGGCGGAGGTGACCGCCATGCTGGCCCGCGCGGTGGCGCGCGGCCGCCGCCAGCTCTGA
- a CDS encoding YdcH family protein — protein MSHTPHELSAEFPDKVAAISRLKQTDAHFARLADRYHEVNREIHRIDSQLAPAADEVTETLKKERLALIDQIAALLSKAA, from the coding sequence GTGAGCCACACGCCGCATGAACTGTCCGCCGAATTCCCCGACAAGGTGGCGGCCATCTCGCGCCTGAAGCAGACGGATGCGCATTTCGCGCGGCTCGCCGACCGCTATCACGAGGTGAACCGCGAAATTCACCGCATCGACAGCCAGCTGGCGCCGGCTGCCGACGAGGTCACCGAGACGCTGAAGAAGGAGCGCCTCGCGCTCATCGACCAGATCGCCGCGCTGCTGTCGAAAGCAGCGTGA
- a CDS encoding phage major tail protein, TP901-1 family has translation MAAQKGKDLLVKIADGAGFITVAGLRSRQLRFNAETVDVTHAESAGRWRELLGGTGVKRASVSGSGLFRDEASDALMRQVFFDGAVRDFQIVVPDFGTVAGPFQITALEFAGNHNGEVTYDMALESAGALTFTAA, from the coding sequence ATGGCCGCCCAGAAAGGCAAGGACCTGCTCGTCAAGATCGCCGATGGCGCAGGCTTCATCACCGTCGCGGGCCTGCGCTCGCGCCAGCTGCGCTTCAATGCCGAGACCGTCGATGTCACCCATGCCGAGAGCGCCGGCCGCTGGCGCGAGCTGCTCGGCGGCACCGGCGTCAAGCGCGCCTCGGTTTCCGGCTCCGGCCTGTTCCGCGACGAGGCCTCGGATGCCCTCATGCGCCAGGTCTTCTTCGACGGCGCGGTGCGCGACTTCCAGATCGTCGTGCCGGATTTCGGCACGGTCGCGGGGCCCTTCCAGATCACCGCGCTGGAATTTGCCGGCAACCACAATGGCGAGGTGACCTACGACATGGCGCTGGAAAGCGCCGGGGCGCTCACCTTCACCGCAGCCTGA
- a CDS encoding NlpC/P60 family protein, translating to MPTRTAIVAAARGWIGTPYRHQASLRGIGCDCLGLIRGVWRELIGPEPEPPPPYTPDWAEAQGRETLALAAGRHLLAIPLAGAKPGDVLLFRWREHLPAKHCAILSGPATLIHAHDGAAVAEVAFAPWWQRRIAFAFAFPDLAPEPD from the coding sequence ATGCCCACACGCACCGCCATCGTCGCCGCGGCGCGCGGCTGGATCGGCACGCCCTATCGCCATCAGGCCTCGCTCCGCGGCATCGGCTGCGACTGCCTCGGCCTCATCCGCGGCGTCTGGCGCGAGCTGATCGGCCCCGAGCCGGAACCCCCGCCGCCCTACACGCCCGACTGGGCGGAGGCCCAGGGCCGCGAAACCCTGGCGCTTGCCGCCGGCCGGCACCTCCTGGCCATCCCGCTGGCCGGCGCCAAACCCGGCGATGTCCTGCTCTTCCGCTGGCGCGAGCACCTGCCGGCCAAGCACTGCGCCATCCTTTCCGGGCCGGCCACGCTGATCCACGCCCATGACGGCGCGGCCGTCGCCGAGGTCGCCTTCGCCCCCTGGTGGCAACGCCGCATCGCCTTCGCCTTCGCCTTTCCCGATCTCGCCCCGGAGCCCGACTGA
- a CDS encoding gene transfer agent family protein: MANARRGEIEAELGGTRRRLVLTLGALAELEAHFEASDLVDLAERFSAGRLAAGDLAAILGAGLRGAGEAITDREVAALDVEGGAAGYARIASQLLAVTFGGGAEEGAGHPFGEAPSPSPGTR; encoded by the coding sequence ATGGCCAATGCCCGTCGCGGCGAAATCGAGGCCGAGCTCGGCGGCACGCGCCGCCGCCTCGTCCTCACCCTCGGCGCCCTTGCCGAACTCGAGGCGCATTTCGAGGCCTCCGACCTCGTCGATCTCGCCGAGCGCTTTTCGGCCGGACGCCTCGCGGCCGGCGATCTCGCCGCCATCCTCGGCGCCGGCCTGCGCGGGGCCGGCGAGGCGATCACCGACCGCGAGGTTGCGGCGCTGGATGTGGAGGGCGGGGCGGCAGGTTATGCCCGCATCGCCTCCCAACTCCTCGCCGTCACCTTCGGCGGCGGGGCGGAGGAGGGCGCCGGGCACCCTTTCGGCGAAGCCCCGAGCCCTTCCCCTGGGACGAGGTGA
- a CDS encoding DUF2460 domain-containing protein, producing the protein MPAFHEVTFPLDVALGATGGPERRTDIVLLGSGREERNARWAHSRRRWDAGYGVRSLAALQAVVAFFEERRGRLHGFRFRDRLDHASAPAGAAPSPTDQPIGTGDGERRVFALVKSYGTGESAYVRPVVKPVAGSVRVAVAGVETTAFACDATTGLVTFDTAPPPGTAITAGFLFDVPVRFDTDRLDVNLTSFAAGDIPSIPLVEIRP; encoded by the coding sequence ATGCCCGCCTTCCACGAGGTGACCTTCCCGCTCGACGTGGCGCTCGGCGCCACGGGCGGGCCGGAGCGGCGCACCGACATCGTCCTGCTCGGCTCCGGCCGCGAGGAGCGCAATGCCCGCTGGGCCCATTCCCGCCGCCGCTGGGATGCCGGCTACGGCGTGCGCAGCCTCGCCGCGCTCCAGGCCGTCGTCGCCTTCTTCGAGGAGCGCCGCGGCCGCCTCCACGGCTTCCGCTTCCGCGACCGGCTCGATCACGCCTCCGCTCCTGCCGGCGCGGCGCCGTCGCCCACCGATCAGCCGATCGGCACGGGCGACGGCGAGAGGCGCGTCTTCGCGCTGGTGAAATCCTATGGCACGGGCGAGAGCGCCTATGTCAGGCCTGTCGTGAAGCCCGTGGCCGGCTCGGTGCGGGTGGCGGTGGCGGGCGTCGAGACCACCGCCTTCGCCTGCGACGCGACGACCGGCCTCGTCACCTTCGACACCGCGCCGCCGCCGGGCACGGCGATCACCGCCGGCTTCCTCTTCGACGTGCCGGTGCGCTTCGACACCGACCGGCTCGACGTCAACCTCACCTCCTTCGCCGCCGGCGACATCCCCTCGATCCCCCTCGTCGAGATCAGGCCCTGA
- a CDS encoding trypsin-like serine protease, whose amino-acid sequence MPVVSPARSLVLGAMAAAFAAATPANAIIGGQAVPPGDALARSSVLIVTGDANGCTGTLIGRRTVLTAAHCVAGARLAVVAFIRQGRIVALTPVVAAAGHPGVNAQGGRTAPIDVAVLTMRDLPPAGFGPAPIGTRDPAPGSRVTIAGFGRQQLDNMRSAGELRRVVLPVLQRSPSGYTALGDLQRLSRGFGPSACQGDSGGPAMAGGSVVGVVSLVSGPPETRGCGSLTVAMPVVGIAGWIRGAMANGEAVAPPNPVVATLPPPRAPERQGLPPWARLDRGGN is encoded by the coding sequence ATGCCTGTCGTGTCCCCCGCACGATCTCTCGTTCTCGGCGCCATGGCTGCGGCCTTTGCGGCCGCGACGCCGGCCAATGCCATCATCGGCGGGCAGGCGGTGCCGCCGGGCGACGCCCTGGCCCGTTCCTCCGTGCTCATTGTCACCGGTGACGCCAATGGCTGCACCGGCACGCTGATCGGCCGACGCACCGTGCTGACCGCCGCCCATTGCGTGGCCGGCGCGCGGCTCGCCGTCGTCGCCTTCATCCGCCAGGGGCGCATCGTGGCGCTGACCCCCGTCGTGGCGGCCGCCGGCCATCCCGGCGTCAATGCCCAGGGCGGCCGCACCGCGCCCATCGACGTCGCCGTGCTGACCATGCGCGACCTTCCCCCAGCCGGCTTCGGCCCGGCGCCGATCGGCACGCGCGATCCCGCCCCCGGCAGCCGGGTCACCATTGCCGGCTTCGGCCGGCAGCAGCTCGACAACATGCGCAGCGCCGGCGAGCTGCGCCGCGTGGTGCTGCCCGTCCTCCAGCGCTCGCCCTCGGGCTACACCGCGCTCGGCGACCTGCAGCGGCTCTCGCGCGGCTTCGGCCCCTCGGCCTGCCAGGGCGATTCCGGTGGCCCCGCCATGGCCGGCGGCAGCGTGGTCGGCGTCGTCAGCCTCGTCTCCGGCCCGCCGGAGACGCGCGGCTGCGGCTCGCTGACGGTGGCCATGCCGGTGGTCGGCATCGCCGGCTGGATCCGCGGCGCCATGGCCAACGGCGAGGCGGTGGCCCCGCCGAACCCGGTGGTCGCGACCCTGCCGCCGCCCCGCGCGCCGGAGCGCCAGGGCCTGCCGCCCTGGGCGCGGCTGGATCGCGGCGGGAATTGA
- a CDS encoding phage tail assembly chaperone has translation MRLACGVLLWPPRVFWEATPRELAAALEGRFGRVAAPLDRAGLEQLMAAFPDG, from the coding sequence ATGCGGCTCGCCTGTGGCGTCCTCCTCTGGCCGCCCAGGGTGTTCTGGGAGGCGACGCCGCGCGAACTCGCCGCCGCGCTCGAAGGCCGCTTCGGCCGCGTCGCCGCGCCGCTCGACCGGGCGGGGCTGGAGCAACTGATGGCGGCGTTTCCGGATGGATAA
- a CDS encoding baseplate multidomain protein megatron, translated as MAALVLSFAGAAIGESFGAAGAMAGRLVGALAGAVIDRALFGARPPDGPRLKDLDVLSSTEGAPIPRVYGRMRVAGQVIWATKLTEHASGGGKGAPRQRTYSYTADFAVGLCEGPIAAIGRIWADGKELDQKGLTIRLHRGTEDQPADPLIVAKEGAGQAPAYRGLAYVVFEQLPLDAFGSRIPQLTFEVVRPVGRLETMVRSLVVIPGATEFGYEPGIHARDFGYGRSAPETRHTTRDGADFSLAMNDAQALCPNLRSVSLVVAWFGDDLRAGTCTIRPCVERRDKAVTGLDWSVAGEGRATARLVSEVDGRSAFGGSPSDATVIRAIRDLKARGLKVTLIPFVMMDVPPGNALADPWTGAASQPPHPWRGRITVTPAPGRPGSPDGSMASASEIAAFLGTAAASHFAVTGEAVAYAGPAEWRYRRFVLHLAALAKAAGGVEAFAIGSEMPGLTRVRGATGHPFVAGLVDLAAEVKVLLPDATVTYAADWTEYGGQARGADLDFPLDPLWASEAIGAVGIDWYAPLDDRRDDTPGSPYDREALGAGLAAGEGFDWYYASDADRSAGTRTPITDGLGKPWVHRQKDLLSWWSNEHRPRTGGVEGAATAWVPKSKPIWLTELGFPAVDRGANRPSVFPDPKSSESGLPPFSNGDRDDLIQRRALEAVLGRLDPAFDAGEAAIPISPLYGGPMVDPARIALWAWDARPWPAFPRATDAWADGPNWETGHWLTGRLGAAPVGDLIAAVLGEYGVAVSEATPVEGVLDGFSIDRPMTARDAVEGLARAFSVEIRDTAAGLVLDGRPRPPVAVLSTADLVEDGDTPPVSLTRSETEDLPAELSIAFAETAADYRASAVTSRRLAGGGRRVSGLSLSAAGEGGDMTLRAEALLHRLWVARDRAAFALPPSRLALEPGDVIGVVAGGETRPMRLSTLEGGLMRRAEAIGHAAPVRARRPPPLDRSYAIAKAEGPPAVAVLALPPLAETGDPPLLHMAVAADPWRGPYTIWRGGDGLGDEAVASLSRPSLMGRTSTALPAGRPWIWNRRASVTVELVTGALSGQPETAVLGGANALALHHPGEGWEVLQFRDAELVAERTVRLGCLLRGQRGTEHLAGAVAAGAEAVLLSGPLTPLVTDLDLVGREFRYRVGSSTLLAADPAVAEVTATADLTALRPFAPVQPRARRTASGIAISWIRRTRLGGDGWDLAEIGLGEASERYRLVIRDAAGAARRTVETNEPAFLYASAAELADFGSALTAIRLSIAQLSAVAGEGRALEAVLPL; from the coding sequence ATGGCCGCGCTCGTCCTCTCCTTCGCCGGTGCCGCCATCGGCGAGAGCTTCGGCGCTGCCGGCGCCATGGCCGGCCGGCTGGTCGGCGCCCTCGCGGGGGCCGTCATCGACCGCGCGCTGTTCGGCGCCCGTCCGCCAGACGGCCCGCGGCTGAAGGATCTCGATGTCCTCTCCTCCACGGAAGGTGCGCCGATCCCGCGCGTCTATGGCCGGATGCGCGTCGCCGGGCAGGTCATCTGGGCGACGAAGCTGACCGAGCACGCCTCCGGCGGCGGCAAGGGCGCGCCGCGCCAGCGGACCTACAGCTACACCGCCGATTTCGCCGTGGGGCTCTGCGAGGGGCCCATCGCCGCCATCGGCCGCATCTGGGCGGACGGCAAGGAGCTGGACCAAAAGGGCCTGACGATCCGCCTCCATCGCGGCACCGAGGACCAGCCGGCCGATCCGCTCATCGTCGCCAAAGAGGGCGCAGGGCAAGCGCCGGCCTATCGCGGCCTCGCCTATGTGGTCTTCGAGCAATTGCCGCTCGACGCCTTCGGCAGCCGTATCCCGCAGCTCACCTTCGAGGTGGTGCGGCCGGTCGGCCGGCTGGAGACCATGGTGCGCTCGCTGGTGGTCATCCCCGGCGCCACCGAATTCGGCTACGAGCCGGGCATCCATGCCCGCGATTTCGGCTATGGCCGGTCCGCACCCGAGACGCGCCACACGACGCGCGATGGTGCGGATTTTTCCCTCGCGATGAATGACGCGCAGGCGCTCTGCCCGAACCTTCGATCGGTCTCGCTGGTGGTGGCCTGGTTCGGCGACGACCTGCGCGCCGGCACCTGCACCATCCGCCCCTGCGTGGAGCGCCGCGACAAGGCGGTGACCGGTTTGGACTGGAGCGTGGCGGGCGAGGGCCGGGCCACGGCCCGCCTCGTCAGCGAGGTGGACGGCCGCTCCGCCTTTGGCGGCTCGCCCTCCGACGCCACCGTCATCCGCGCCATCCGCGACCTGAAGGCGCGCGGGCTGAAGGTGACGCTGATCCCCTTCGTCATGATGGATGTCCCGCCTGGCAACGCGCTGGCCGATCCCTGGACCGGCGCGGCGTCCCAGCCGCCCCATCCCTGGCGCGGCCGCATCACCGTGACGCCTGCGCCGGGCCGGCCCGGTTCGCCGGACGGGAGCATGGCTTCGGCGAGCGAGATCGCGGCCTTCCTCGGCACCGCCGCGGCGAGCCATTTCGCTGTCACCGGCGAGGCCGTCGCCTATGCCGGCCCGGCCGAATGGCGCTACCGCCGGTTCGTCCTCCATCTCGCTGCCCTCGCCAAGGCGGCCGGCGGCGTCGAGGCCTTCGCCATCGGCTCGGAAATGCCCGGACTGACGCGGGTGAGGGGCGCGACCGGCCATCCCTTCGTTGCCGGGCTTGTCGATCTCGCGGCCGAGGTGAAGGTGCTGCTGCCAGATGCGACCGTGACCTATGCCGCCGACTGGACCGAATATGGCGGACAGGCCCGCGGCGCCGATCTCGACTTCCCGCTCGATCCGCTTTGGGCGAGCGAGGCGATCGGTGCGGTCGGCATCGACTGGTACGCCCCGCTCGACGACCGCCGCGACGACACGCCGGGCTCTCCTTACGACCGCGAGGCGCTGGGGGCGGGCCTTGCCGCTGGCGAGGGCTTCGACTGGTACTACGCCTCCGATGCGGACCGCAGCGCCGGCACACGCACGCCCATCACCGACGGTCTCGGCAAGCCCTGGGTTCATCGCCAGAAGGACCTGCTCTCCTGGTGGTCGAACGAGCACCGGCCGCGCACCGGCGGGGTGGAAGGGGCGGCGACCGCCTGGGTGCCGAAGTCGAAGCCGATCTGGCTGACCGAACTGGGTTTCCCGGCGGTGGACCGCGGCGCGAACCGCCCCTCGGTCTTCCCCGATCCGAAATCCAGCGAAAGCGGCCTGCCACCCTTCTCCAACGGCGACCGCGATGACCTGATCCAGCGCCGCGCGCTCGAAGCCGTGCTCGGCCGGCTCGATCCCGCCTTCGATGCCGGGGAGGCGGCGATCCCCATCTCGCCGCTCTATGGCGGGCCGATGGTCGACCCGGCGCGCATCGCGCTCTGGGCCTGGGATGCCCGCCCCTGGCCGGCCTTCCCTCGCGCCACCGACGCCTGGGCCGATGGTCCCAACTGGGAGACCGGCCATTGGCTCACCGGCCGGCTTGGCGCAGCCCCCGTCGGCGATCTCATCGCCGCAGTGCTGGGCGAGTACGGCGTCGCGGTCAGCGAGGCGACGCCGGTGGAAGGCGTGCTCGACGGCTTCTCCATCGACCGCCCCATGACGGCGCGTGATGCGGTGGAGGGCCTTGCCCGCGCCTTCAGCGTCGAGATCCGCGACACCGCCGCCGGTCTCGTGCTCGACGGCCGGCCCAGGCCGCCGGTGGCGGTGCTCTCAACCGCCGACCTCGTGGAGGACGGCGATACGCCGCCGGTCTCGCTCACCCGCAGCGAGACCGAGGACCTGCCGGCCGAGCTCTCCATCGCCTTCGCCGAGACCGCGGCCGACTACCGCGCCTCCGCCGTGACCAGCCGTCGCCTTGCCGGCGGCGGTCGCCGCGTCTCGGGCCTGTCGCTCTCGGCGGCGGGGGAGGGCGGCGACATGACGCTGCGCGCCGAGGCGCTGCTCCACCGGCTCTGGGTGGCGCGGGACCGCGCCGCCTTCGCCCTGCCGCCCTCGCGCCTCGCGCTGGAGCCGGGCGATGTCATCGGCGTCGTCGCGGGCGGGGAGACCCGGCCGATGCGGCTTTCGACACTGGAAGGCGGGCTGATGCGGCGCGCCGAGGCCATCGGCCATGCCGCGCCTGTGCGCGCCCGGCGCCCGCCGCCTCTGGACCGCAGCTATGCCATCGCCAAGGCGGAAGGCCCGCCCGCCGTCGCCGTCCTTGCCCTGCCGCCGCTCGCCGAAACGGGCGATCCGCCGCTGCTGCACATGGCGGTCGCCGCCGACCCCTGGCGCGGGCCCTATACGATCTGGCGGGGCGGCGACGGGCTCGGCGACGAGGCCGTGGCGAGCCTGTCGCGGCCCTCGCTGATGGGCCGGACCAGTACGGCGCTGCCCGCGGGCCGGCCGTGGATCTGGAATCGCCGCGCCTCCGTCACCGTCGAACTCGTCACCGGCGCGCTGTCCGGCCAGCCCGAGACGGCGGTGCTCGGAGGGGCCAATGCCCTGGCGCTCCACCATCCCGGCGAGGGCTGGGAGGTGCTGCAGTTCCGCGATGCCGAGCTGGTGGCCGAGCGCACCGTCCGGCTCGGCTGCCTGCTGCGCGGCCAGCGCGGCACCGAGCATCTCGCCGGCGCCGTCGCGGCGGGAGCGGAGGCCGTTCTGCTGTCGGGCCCGCTCACGCCGCTCGTCACCGACCTCGACCTCGTCGGGCGGGAGTTCCGCTACCGCGTCGGGTCCTCGACGCTGCTCGCGGCCGATCCGGCCGTGGCAGAGGTGACGGCCACCGCCGACCTGACCGCGCTCAGGCCCTTCGCGCCGGTCCAGCCGCGGGCGCGCCGCACCGCCAGCGGCATCGCCATCAGCTGGATCCGCCGCACCCGCCTCGGCGGCGACGGCTGGGACCTCGCGGAGATCGGTCTTGGCGAGGCGAGCGAGCGCTATCGCCTCGTCATCCGCGATGCGGCCGGCGCCGCGCGCCGCACGGTCGAGACCAACGAACCGGCCTTTCTCTATGCCAGCGCCGCCGAACTCGCCGATTTCGGCTCGGCCCTCACCGCCATCCGCCTCTCCATCGCCCAGCTCTCCGCCGTCGCCGGCGAGGGACGGGCGCTGGAGGCGGTGCTGCCGCTCTGA
- a CDS encoding head-tail adaptor protein, giving the protein MKTGLDPGILRHRLYVEAPYEVPDGVGGVTRAFETVGLVWGLIEPLGGTEILAEERLVQRLTHRITLRRFAGLTAAHRLRKGARLFDIRAIREDTPARSYLTLLAEEVLP; this is encoded by the coding sequence ATGAAGACGGGCCTCGATCCCGGCATCCTGCGCCACCGGCTCTATGTCGAGGCGCCCTACGAGGTGCCCGATGGCGTCGGCGGCGTCACCCGCGCCTTCGAGACGGTCGGCCTCGTCTGGGGCCTCATCGAGCCGCTCGGCGGCACCGAGATCCTCGCCGAGGAGCGCCTCGTCCAGCGGCTGACCCACCGCATCACCCTCCGCCGCTTCGCCGGCCTCACCGCCGCCCACCGCCTGCGCAAGGGCGCGCGGCTCTTCGACATCCGCGCCATCCGCGAGGACACGCCGGCGCGGTCCTACCTGACCCTGCTCGCCGAGGAGGTCCTGCCGTGA
- a CDS encoding DUF2163 domain-containing protein, with amino-acid sequence MRTLPPGLQARLETGCTTLATAWILRRTDGVVLGFTDHDADLVVDGVTCHAASGFDASAAAEKLGFAPSAAEVAGALVDDAIAEADLRAGRYYGATVEVHCVDWERPDLTVHLSTLTLGSVTREGKAFRAELRSRASALDVERGRLYTPRCSADLGDARCGVDLTGPDRRGEAVVVATGEASLVLSGLTLDIDRLAGGRLAVTSGAAAGWSVEIAAASVVSGGVRLSLWQSPPEQPAPGDAVTVTIGCDKSFATCRDRFANALNFRGFPHMPGIDRILSVPVPGEGGHDGSVVG; translated from the coding sequence ATGCGCACCCTGCCCCCCGGCCTGCAGGCCCGGCTCGAGACCGGCTGCACCACCCTCGCCACCGCGTGGATCCTCCGCCGCACGGATGGCGTCGTGCTCGGCTTCACCGACCATGACGCGGATCTCGTGGTGGACGGCGTCACCTGCCACGCGGCGAGCGGCTTCGATGCTTCCGCCGCGGCCGAGAAGCTCGGCTTCGCCCCCTCGGCGGCGGAGGTTGCCGGCGCATTGGTCGATGACGCCATCGCGGAGGCGGACCTGCGCGCCGGGCGCTATTACGGCGCCACGGTCGAGGTTCATTGCGTGGATTGGGAGCGCCCGGATCTCACGGTCCATCTGTCGACGCTGACGCTCGGCTCGGTCACCCGCGAGGGCAAGGCCTTCCGCGCCGAACTCCGCTCCCGCGCCAGCGCCCTCGATGTGGAGCGCGGCCGGCTCTACACGCCGCGCTGTTCGGCCGATCTCGGCGATGCGCGCTGTGGGGTGGATCTCACCGGACCGGACAGGCGAGGGGAGGCGGTGGTGGTGGCGACGGGTGAGGCAAGCCTCGTCTTGTCGGGGCTCACCCTCGATATCGACCGCCTCGCCGGAGGCCGGCTCGCGGTGACCTCCGGCGCGGCGGCCGGCTGGAGCGTCGAGATCGCCGCGGCGAGTGTCGTGAGCGGGGGCGTGCGCCTGTCGCTCTGGCAGTCGCCGCCGGAGCAGCCGGCCCCCGGCGATGCCGTCACGGTGACCATCGGCTGCGACAAGAGCTTTGCGACCTGCCGCGACCGCTTCGCCAATGCGCTGAACTTCCGCGGCTTCCCGCACATGCCCGGCATCGACCGGATCCTCTCCGTGCCGGTGCCGGGCGAGGGCGGCCATGACGGGTCGGTGGTGGGGTAG
- a CDS encoding DUF3168 domain-containing protein has protein sequence MSAPASLALRRALHDGLLAHAPLVAVLGGPKVWDEPPRAATFPYVTLGEARTTDWSTGDGVGHEHAITLHVWSRQGGQSEAHLVAGELVAALEAVPLTPEGLRLVNLRFATADIRREPDGRTWHGVVRFRAVTEPG, from the coding sequence ATGAGCGCGCCCGCCTCGCTTGCGCTGCGGCGCGCGCTGCATGACGGGCTCCTCGCCCATGCCCCGCTCGTCGCCGTCCTCGGCGGGCCGAAGGTCTGGGACGAACCGCCGCGGGCCGCCACCTTTCCCTATGTGACGCTGGGCGAGGCACGCACCACCGACTGGTCCACCGGCGATGGGGTGGGCCACGAACATGCCATCACGCTGCATGTCTGGTCGCGCCAGGGCGGGCAGAGCGAGGCGCATCTGGTCGCCGGCGAGCTGGTTGCCGCGCTGGAGGCGGTGCCGCTGACGCCGGAGGGGCTCAGGCTCGTCAACCTGCGCTTCGCCACCGCCGACATCCGCCGCGAGCCGGACGGGCGCACCTGGCACGGCGTCGTGCGGTTCCGGGCCGTGACCGAGCCGGGGTGA
- a CDS encoding S1 family peptidase, translating into MQASARALAALVCLSPAPAFAVIGGSPVGAGDPAAAETVMITGNQGFCTGAVIGDRLVLTAAHCVDGAGRIAVLVFGAGRQPLINEVVESRVHPQYRRADWQARRTAVDLAVVRTAQPIGQGRRAAGLAGGGLPTPGTSIRLVGFGPAAEGDGRSAGTLRAAALTVTGRPSTYQVRLTGPGPQALGACTGDSGGPVYASEAGRPVVSGIVSWTTGRGTARCGALTGTVPVAPHRRWIEEAARGLGGS; encoded by the coding sequence GTGCAGGCTTCCGCCCGGGCGCTCGCGGCGCTCGTTTGTCTCTCCCCCGCCCCGGCTTTCGCCGTCATCGGCGGGTCACCCGTCGGCGCCGGCGATCCGGCAGCCGCGGAAACGGTGATGATCACCGGCAACCAGGGCTTCTGCACCGGCGCCGTCATCGGCGATCGGCTGGTGCTGACCGCCGCCCATTGCGTCGACGGTGCCGGCCGCATCGCCGTGCTGGTCTTCGGCGCAGGGCGCCAGCCGCTGATCAACGAGGTCGTCGAGAGCCGCGTCCACCCGCAATACCGGCGGGCGGACTGGCAGGCGCGGCGCACGGCGGTGGACCTCGCGGTGGTCCGCACCGCGCAGCCCATCGGCCAGGGCCGCCGCGCCGCAGGCCTTGCCGGCGGCGGCCTGCCGACGCCCGGAACATCCATCCGCCTCGTCGGTTTCGGCCCGGCAGCGGAAGGCGACGGGCGCAGCGCCGGCACGCTGAGGGCAGCCGCCCTCACCGTCACCGGCCGTCCCTCGACCTATCAGGTGCGGCTCACCGGCCCCGGCCCTCAGGCGCTCGGCGCCTGCACCGGCGATTCCGGTGGTCCGGTCTATGCATCCGAAGCGGGGCGCCCGGTCGTATCGGGCATTGTCAGCTGGACGACGGGACGGGGCACTGCGCGTTGCGGCGCACTCACCGGCACCGTCCCCGTCGCCCCGCACCGTCGCTGGATCGAGGAAGCCGCTCGCGGCCTTGGAGGTTCCTGA